The Fusobacterium polymorphum genome segment TAATTCTTCCTCTCTTGTAACAATTCTTTGAATTTCTTTATTTAATTCAACTATATCTATTTTTTCACTTGTATCTTCTTTTTCAACATAAGTTGAAACCGATAAATTGTAGTTTTCTTCAACTATTTTTTCGTATTCAACAAGATTTGAAATATATTCTATATCTTCTCTCTTAGTAAATTTTTCTACAATATCATCAATATGTTTTTCTGTCATCTTATTACTATTAGTAACTTTTACAAACTCTTTAGAGGCATCTATAAATAATACCTTATTATCAATCTTTGATTTTTTTAATACCATAATACAAGTTGCAATACTTGTTCCATAAAACAAATTATCAGGTAATTGTATTATACAATCAATGTAGTTATTATCTATTAAATATTTACGAATTTTTTGTTCAGCACCACTACGATACATCACTCCTGGAAAACATACTATTGCTGCTGTTCCATTAGAAGCAAGCCAAGAAAGAGAATGCATAATAAAAGCTAAATCTGCCTTTGACTTAGGTGCTAATACCCCTGCTGGAGAAAAACGAGAGTCATTTATTAAAATTTGGCTACTATCCCCTTCCCATTTTATTGAATAAGGAGGATTAGAAACTATTGCTTCAAAAGGTTCATCATCCCAGTGAGCTGGTTCTATTAAAGTGTCACCATGAGCTATATCAAATTTATCAAAATCTATATCATGTAAAAACATATTTATACGACATAAATTATATGTTGTTATATTTATTTCTTGTCCAAAGAAACCATTTCTTACATTATCTTTTCCTAAAATTTTTGCAAATTTTAAAAGTAAAGAACCACTACCACAGGCAGGGTCGTATACTTTATTTACTTCTGTCTTTCCCACCAGTGTAAGTTTAGTTAAAAGTTCTGAAACTTCTTGAGGAGTATAGTATTCTCCACCACTTTTACCAGCATTTGAAGCATACATTCCCATTAAATATTCATAGGCATCTCCAAAGGCATCTATAGTGTTTTCTTGATAATCTCCTAATTTCATATCTCCAACACCATTTAATAAATTAACTAGATTCTCATTTCTTTTTGCTACTGTTCCACCTAGTTTATTACTATTTACATCTATATCATCAAATAATCCCTTTAAGTCACTTTCACTTTCAGTTCCACTTGCTGAGTTTTCAATATTTTTAAAAATAGTATCTAAAGTAACATTTAAGTTCTCATCTTTGTCTGCTTTTTTTCTAACATTAACAAATAATTCACTAGGCAAAATAAAAAATCCTTTTGTTCTTATTAAATCTTCCTTAGCAACTATGGCATCTTCATCATTCAAAAGAGAATAATCAAAATCTGTATTCTCTGCTTCAAATTCTCCTCTATTAATATAGTTAGTTAAATTTTCAGAAATATATCTATAAAATAACATTCCTAAAACATATTGTTTAAAGTCCCAGCCATCAACACTTCCTCTAAGTGCATTTGCAATTCCCCAAATTGTTCTATGAAGTTCAGCACGTTCTTGCTCTTTTTTGTTATCCATTTTCTCTCCCTATTTATCAATATATTTTTATTGTTTTCTTTTCAATTATAACAAATAAAAAAGAATTTTTTAAGGTTTTATTCTCAAAAAATTCTTTTAAATTTCTTACTAATACTTTTAGTTTCCTTTTCTTTTCTTTTCTAATATTTTTAAAGCTTCTTTATCAGCTTCTTCTTTTGCTTTTGCTGCTTGAGCATCATCAACTGTTACTACTGCTTCAGTTGTAGTTTCTGCTTGACTCATAGCTTTTTTTGCTTCAACTTCTGCTTTGGCTTGTTCTTTATCTTGTTCCTTATAATACTCTCTTCTTCTCTCTAATGCTTTGAAAGCATCATTTTCTCCTACTGCTCCTTCATTTGTTGTACTTTTGTTTGCACTTGTACAAGCTACCATAGCCATAGAAGCCACTAAAATAAACATTGCAAAAATTCCCTTTTTCATAATTTGTTTCTCCTTTCTTGTAAATAATTTTTATGATTTTAGTTTATTGCTTGTAAATATTTAATTCCAGTTTCATAGTCTGGATTTAACTTTTCTAAAAACTTCACATAAGATAATAAAGAAGTATAGAAATAATTAATTTTTTGACTATAAAATTCTTCTGGAATAAAATGTTTTATCTTATCTTGTAGATTTTTCCAATTAGATAGATAAGATTGAATTAAAACTATATCTTCATCAGTTATATCTTCATTTTCATTCTCTTTTAAAACTAATATTCTTTCTTTAGTTGCTTTAAATATAGAAGAATTTTTTTGTTTTAATTCTAGAAAGTCAACTTTTATATCTTGTGCTATATCTCTTTCAAAATCTTGCATAAACTCATTAACTAAACTAAGTCTTACAAATTTATTATTTCCTCCAAAAAAGCTTATTATCCTATTTTTATCTTGGAATAATTTTTCTGATAAGTATGAAAGATACTCCTTACTCACATATATCTTATCAAGACTTATAACATTTCCAAATCTTCCAACTAATTTATTGATACTATAAAATAAATGTACCTTTCCTGATTTATAACGAAGATTATAAATTTTATCCAATATTTCTAAATTTTTTCTCATTCTTTTAAAACCTTTCTAAATTATTATATATGTAAAAATATTACTGACAATTGAAAATATATAATAAGTGCTGCTGTATCAACTATTGTTGTAATAAGAGGACTTGCCATAATAGCAGGGTCAATTTTTAAAGATTTTGCTATAAGTGGTAAAACTCCCCCTATAACTTTTGCCATTATCACTGTTAAAAACATGCTAATAGCTACAACTAATGATGTTTCTAAACCTGACTTTGTAAAATAATAGATTCTTACAAAATTTACTGCTGATAATATAAATCCAACTAGAACACTTACTCTAAATTCTTTCCAAATAACTTTAAATATATCTGAGAATTCTATTTCTTCCAGAGCTATCCCACGAATAACAAGAGTCGCTGATTGAGAGCCTGCATTACCTCCTGTATCCATAAGCATAGGAATAAAAACAGCTAGATAAACTGCTGATTGTAACACCTCTTCATATTTTTTTATAACCATACCTGTAAATGTGGCAGAAATCATAAGAACTAATAACCATAATATTCTATGCTTTGCAAGGGAAATTACAGATTCTTTTAAATATTCTTCATCAGATGGGTTCATAGCAGCCATCTTTTGAATATCTTCTGTATTTTCTTGGTCAATTACATCAACTATATCATCTACTGTTATAACTCCAACAAGTCTATCTTCATGATCTACAACTGGCATAGTAGTCAAATCATATTTTCTAAATAATGCTGCTATTTCTTCTTGGTCATCTTTTGTTAGTACACTTACAAAATTAGTGTCCATTTCATCTTTTATATATGAATCATCATTAGATAAAATTAAAGTCTTTAATGATATTATACCCACTAACTTCTTCTTACTATCTGTTACAAAACAAATATCTGTTTCTTCTTTATCTATTGCAATTTTCCTATAATAATCTATTGCTTGCTTCACTGTGTAATTATCTTTAAAAGATATATACTCCACAGTCATAACACTTCCTGCTGAATTTTCTGGATATTTTAACATTTGATTTATTAATTTTCTTTTATCATGAGATGTATTCTTCAGTATCTTATCCACAATATTTGCTGGCATTTCTTCTATAAAATCCACAGTATCATCAAGATACATATCTTCCATAATAAATTTTATCTCTTCATCTGTTATATTTTCAATAACTTCTTGTTGCTTTTCAGGAGATAAATAAGAAAAAACTTCTGATGAGAAATCTTTAGGTAATAACTTAAATATAATTAAGTCTTTCTCTTTGGGGAATTCCTCAAAAACATCTGCAACATCTATTGGATTTTCCTTAATTAAGATTTCTTTCAGTTCGGCTAATCTGTTTTGTTCTAATAATTGAATTATTTCTTCCAACTTTATCCCCTCCTTCTGTACTCATACTATTAAAAGAAAATTTTATATACAAAATATCAGTAAAAATAAGTGAATTGCATTCTAAATTTTAGCTTAAAAATTGAAGGAAATGAGCCGAGCAAATCTTGGCTTGTCTGAGCTAACTTGTTAG includes the following:
- a CDS encoding type I restriction-modification system subunit M, translated to MDNKKEQERAELHRTIWGIANALRGSVDGWDFKQYVLGMLFYRYISENLTNYINRGEFEAENTDFDYSLLNDEDAIVAKEDLIRTKGFFILPSELFVNVRKKADKDENLNVTLDTIFKNIENSASGTESESDLKGLFDDIDVNSNKLGGTVAKRNENLVNLLNGVGDMKLGDYQENTIDAFGDAYEYLMGMYASNAGKSGGEYYTPQEVSELLTKLTLVGKTEVNKVYDPACGSGSLLLKFAKILGKDNVRNGFFGQEINITTYNLCRINMFLHDIDFDKFDIAHGDTLIEPAHWDDEPFEAIVSNPPYSIKWEGDSSQILINDSRFSPAGVLAPKSKADLAFIMHSLSWLASNGTAAIVCFPGVMYRSGAEQKIRKYLIDNNYIDCIIQLPDNLFYGTSIATCIMVLKKSKIDNKVLFIDASKEFVKVTNSNKMTEKHIDDIVEKFTKREDIEYISNLVEYEKIVEENYNLSVSTYVEKEDTSEKIDIVELNKEIQRIVTREEELRKEIDKIIAEIEIK
- the radB gene encoding RadB family lipoprotein; the encoded protein is MKKGIFAMFILVASMAMVACTSANKSTTNEGAVGENDAFKALERRREYYKEQDKEQAKAEVEAKKAMSQAETTTEAVVTVDDAQAAKAKEEADKEALKILEKKRKGN
- the mgtE gene encoding magnesium transporter, whose product is MEEIIQLLEQNRLAELKEILIKENPIDVADVFEEFPKEKDLIIFKLLPKDFSSEVFSYLSPEKQQEVIENITDEEIKFIMEDMYLDDTVDFIEEMPANIVDKILKNTSHDKRKLINQMLKYPENSAGSVMTVEYISFKDNYTVKQAIDYYRKIAIDKEETDICFVTDSKKKLVGIISLKTLILSNDDSYIKDEMDTNFVSVLTKDDQEEIAALFRKYDLTTMPVVDHEDRLVGVITVDDIVDVIDQENTEDIQKMAAMNPSDEEYLKESVISLAKHRILWLLVLMISATFTGMVIKKYEEVLQSAVYLAVFIPMLMDTGGNAGSQSATLVIRGIALEEIEFSDIFKVIWKEFRVSVLVGFILSAVNFVRIYYFTKSGLETSLVVAISMFLTVIMAKVIGGVLPLIAKSLKIDPAIMASPLITTIVDTAALIIYFQLSVIFLHI